GGCAAACGATTCGATGGCACTCGGTGCAATTGCCGCCGTCAAATCGGCCGGCAAGAGTGGCGATGTTTTAATTGTCGGGTTTGACAATATTTCGGCGATTCAAGATGCGTTGAAGTCCGGCAAAGTCCTCGCGACTGCAGACCAACACGCCGATCAGTTAGCCGTTTTTGGGATCGAATTGGCTCTGAAGCAAATTGCCAAACCCGATTGGAAAGCCAGCGACACTGAAACTCCCGTTGATCTGGTGACAGCGGAAACACTGGAATCGGCACCAGGGGAATAGCCGCGTGAGCCGAATTTTGACGGCCAACGCGATGACCAAACGCTATGGCAAAGTCACTGTGCTGCGCGATGTCTCATTTGATCTCGCCCCCGGCGAAATCCATGCGCTGCTCGGGGCCAATGGTGCCGGAAAGAGTACGCTCTGCAAGATGATCGCAGGTCTAACTTCTGTCACGCAGGGATCAATGGAGCTTTCTGGTAAACCTTATCAGCCTGCAAACAAGCAGTCTGCCGAATTGGCTGGCGTGCAGATCATCCAGCAGGAACTGAATCTCATTCCTACGCTGAGCATCGCCGAGAATATCAGCCTGTCGAGGCTTCCCAATCGAGCCGGCGTCATTCGTCGATCGCAGTTGAACGATGATGCCCGCGAAGCGCTCAGTCGACTGGGACTAGGGCATCTTGATCCGCGAATGTTGGTGTCAAAGCTTGGCGTGGGCCAGCGGCAGATGGTCGAAATCGCTGGGGCGCTATCGCGGCAATGCAAGGTGCTGATCTTGGATGAACCGACCGCTGCACTATCGGGTTCGGAAACTGAGCGTTTGTTCGAGCAGCTAGACGAATTGAAGCGTCGCGGAGTCGGGATGGTCTATATCTCGCATCGACTTGACGAAGTGAAACGTATGGCAGAACGTGTTACCGTGCTTCGCGACGGCCAATACATCTGCACTAAGAACATCCGTACTGAGCACATCTCTGCGGGGTCGACCGAGGCCCTGTCGACCGAGGACATGGTCGATTTGATGAGTGGGGACGATGTCAAAAGGGGACCGGCTGGCGAGACGTTTCGATCCTTTGTCGACACCAACAAACCGCCAGTACTGAAGATTGATTCCGTCTGTTCCGGTATGGTCCGTAATTTTTCGATCACCGTCCGCGCGGGCGAAAAATTCGGTATCACTGGGTTGGTCGGCAGCGGGCGGACAGAGCTTCTAAGGGCCGTCTTTGGTGCCGATGTCGCTTCCTCGGGGACCGTCACGGTTGGTTCCCGATCGGCTCGCCGGTTTCGCCACCCGCATCAAGCGGTTGCATCTGGTTTAGCGATGGTGACCGAAGACCGCAAAGACAACGGCTTGCTGTTGCCCCAGTCTATTCGGGCGAACGTCTCTCTTGCCGCACTGCGAAGAAAACTTTCCAGATTTGGTTTTGTGCGGCGTGCCAAGGAATCTCGCAAAAGCGGGGAGCTTTGTCAGAGTTTGGAAACACGTTGCACATCGATTGAACAGTCTGTCAGAACGCTTAGCGGCGGCAATCAACAAAAGGTTGCGATTTCAAAGTGGTTGGCAAACGACGCCGAAGTTTACTTGTTTGACGAACCGACTCGCGGAATTGATGTCGGTGCGCGAAGACGAATTTACAAGCTGTTTGATGAGATTGCCGCGTCGGGAAAAGGAATCGTGATTGTTAGCAGTGACTTGGATGAGCTATTTGAAACTTGCGACACGATTGCGGTGATGAATCATGGTCACTTGATTCGTACTTTCAGCCGTGATCAGTGGAGTGAAGATTTGATACTGCAAGCCAGCTTTGAACAGCCCTCTGGCAAAGTTTCTGGAGGCAGCAATGGTTAGTGAAAAGCGATCCACAAACGGTCACTCCCATGCTGTCGTACTCCACCGACGTGTGATCGCGTCTGTAGTCGAGTACGCAGGTCTACTGGCTGTGCTTTTGATTCTGATCGTCCTGTTCTCGATTCAGACCGATAATTTCTTTCGAGTTCAAACCGCATTGACGATCGCCAACAGCAGTCCCGATCTGATCTTTGTTTCCGTTGGCATGACCTTGGTCCTGATTGTTGCCGGGATCGATCTTTCGGTCGGCTCGCTGCTGGCGCTGGGGGCAGCCGTGATCGGGGTCGCGATGAGCGAGTATGAATTGGGTGTGGCCAGCGCAATTGCGCTATGCATGGTCACGACAACGCTTTGCGGGTTTTGCAACGGATTTGTCTCTGCTTGGTTTGCTATTCCGTCGTTCATCGTCACGCTCGGGATGCTTGAAATGGCGCGTGGCGCTACAAAGCTGATCAGTGATTCGCAGTCAATTTATATCGGCAGTCGGTTCGAATGGTTTGGCGAACCGCTGCCTGGCATATCGCTTTCCCCTTCGTTTCTGATCGCGGTGCTGACGGTCTTATTGGCTCAGTTTTTGTTGACTCAGACAATCTATGGCCGCTATTGCATTGCGATCGGGACCAACAAAGAAGCGGTGAAGATGAGTGGTATCCGTACCGCGCCGGTCTTTATCACGACGTTTGCGATCAGCGGGTTTTTGTGTGGGCTTGCCGCAATCTCACACACCGGGCGCTTGCTGACATCGGACCCAAATGCGGCGCGGGGCTTGGAGCTATCTGCCATTGCGGCTTGCGTGATTGGTGGAACAAGTTTGATGGGAGGCCGCGGCAGCGTCGTCGCATCGTTCATCGGAGTGCTAATCATCGCCGTGCTGCAATCGGGACTTGCCCAAATGGGTGTTGATGACGCCATCAAGCAAGTGATTACCGGTGGTGTGATCATTCTAGCCGTACTGCTCGATTCACTACGTCAACGCATTTCTCGCGAGGAGAAATCATGAACCGTCGTTTGGGGTTGTTTGCATTTTTGATAGGGATCCTTACCGCCAACGCTTATTCGCAGGCTGACATAGTGTTGCCAGCTCAGGATAAAACACCGGTACCTGTTGTCTTCGACACGGATATCACCGGTGACTGCGACGATGTTTTGGCGCTCGCGATGTTGCATGCGTTGGAAGATCGCGGTGAGTGCGAACTGAAAGCGGTGACCATTTCAAAAATCAATACGATGGCGGCACCATTTGTCGACGCGGTCAATACGTTTTATGGGCGGCCTGATATTCCGATCGGGGCAACACGCGATGCGCAGCGTCGAACCAGCCGATACCTGGACGTCTGCAAGGTCAAAGATGGTCAGCAGCTTCGCTATCCTCATGATGTTCAGACAAGTGACGATGTCCCATCGGCAGTCAGCGTGCTACGCAAAGTCCTTGCCGAAAGCGAAGACAACGCTTTGGTCATCATTCAAGTCGGTTTGGCAAGTAATCTAGCGGAGCTGTTGCAGTCCCCACCGGATGAGATCAGTCCTCTAAACGGAAGCGACTTACTTCGTCAGAAATGTAAGTTGATTTCCGTCATGGCCGGCAGTTTTGGTCCGGTGATGAATAAGGATCGACACCCCGAAGCCAACGTGATCAATGGCATTGATGCGATGCAGCGATTTGCAAAGCTTTGTCCGGAAGACGTACCTGTCGTCTGGAGCGAATTTAGGATTGGCTTGGCCGCGCCCTATCCGCGAGAAAGCATCGCCCGCGACTTCGCTTATCGAGAGCATCACATTGTTCGCGAAGCTTATTTGCTTCATAGCGGCCCGAATCACGATCGACCGACGTGGGACTTAACCAGTGTGCTATACGCGGTGCGGGCCGATGACAACTATTTTGACCTTTCGGAAACCGGAAAGGTCACCGTCGATGACGAAGGATACACCGAGTTCAAACCGGGCAAAGACGGAAGAGATCGTTTGCTGACAATGGATGAGCGTCAGGCGGTGCGAGTGATTGAGGTTCAGCGAGCTCTTTCCAGCCAGCCGCCGTGTCGATAATGGAGTCAATCGCGGTGGCAACCGACCATGTGTTGCCCTCCTTTGGCGGGGCGTGGTTTCGATGCCTTGCCGAGTGTCAAAGTTTGGTCATGTGCGGTAAACTTTCCCGCTGAACAAGACACAAGACACTTAAACAAATTCCGGAGTTTGTTCCGATGGCATATAGCTACGAAGACCTGGCCAAGATGATCGACCACTCATTGTTGCATCCAACAATGACCGACAAAACGCTGGAAGAGGGCATCGCGTTGGCCCTTGCGTACGACGTCGCCAGTGTTTGCATCATGCCGTACTATCTGAAACGCTGTGCCGAATTGTTGGACGGTAGCACTGTCCAAGCCTCAACCACCATCGGTTTCCCGCACGGTGGACACACCACCGCGATCAAAGTCGCCGAGACTGAGCAGGCGATCAAAGATGGCTGCCAAGAGTTTGACATGGTGGTCAACATTTCGAAGGTGCTGAGCGGCGATTGGGATTATGTCACGGCCGACATCAAAGCAGTCATCGAGCCTGTCCATGAGGCCGGTCAAAAGGTCAAGGTGATCTTTGAAAACTGCTATCTGGACGATAGCCAAAAGATCAAACTCTGCGAGATCTGCAGTGAACTGAATGCGGATTGGGTGAAGACGTCGACGGGCTATGGTACCGGCGGAGCGACGATCGAAGATTTGACACTGATGCGAAAACACGCTGCGGATCATGTCCAAGTTAAAGCCGCTGGCGGAGTTCGTGATGCGGAGACATTGATCAAGGTTCGTGAACTCGGGGTCAGCCGAGTTGGCGCGAGCAAAACAAAGCCGATGCTCGATGAAGTTCGCAAGAATCTTGGGCTTCCCGAGATCAACATTGCCGATATCGCAAATCCAAGTGGCTACTAGGCAGTGATCTACTAGGCGTCGGTTTCTTGATGCTTGACGTTTGTGGTTGATTCAACCGCGGCTAGCGCCGAAGCGGCTCATGTTGGTTTGGGTATGTGAGCCGTTAACGCGCTAGCGTCGGTTTCTTGATGTGTAACGTCTGTGGTACATACAACCGCGGCTAGCGCCGAAGCGGCTCATTTTGGTTTGGGTATCTGAGCCGTCAACGCGCTAGCGTCGGTTTCTTGAGGTGCATCGTCCGTGGTTTATTCAACCGCGGCTAGCGCCGAAGCGGCTCAGGTTGGTTTGGGCAACTGAGCCGTTAACGCGCTAGCGTCGGTTTCTTGATGTGTATCGTCTGTGGTTGATTCAACCGTGGCTAACGCCGATGCGGCTCATTTTGGTTTGGCATGTGAGCCGTTAACGCGCTAGCGTCGGTTTCTTGAGGTGCATCGTCCGTGGTTTATTCAACCGCGGCTAACGCCGATGCGGCTCATTTTGGTTTGGCATGTGAGCCGTTAACGCGCTAGCGTCGGTTTCTTGAGGTGCATCGTCTGTGGTTGATTCAACCGCGGCTAGCGCCGATGCGGCTCATTTTGGTTTGGGTATCTGAGCCGCTAACGCGCTAGCGTCGGTTTCTTGATGTGCATCGTCTGTGGTTAATTCAACCGCGGCTAGCGCCGAAGCGGCTCATGTCGGTTTGGGCATCTGAGCCGTTAACGCGCTAGCGTCGGTTTCTTGATGCTTGACGTTTGTGGTTGATCCAACCGCGGCAAACGCCGAAGCGGCTCAGGTTGGTTTGGGTATCTGAGCCGTCAACGCGCTAGCGTCGGATTTCTATTCGCCCAGTTGAGTTATCTCTCGTGTCAAATCAGCCCAAGCTTGACGCCAAAGCGACAGCCGATGTCGCGTAATTTGTCACTTCTTTTTGCTTCACCCACCATGAATCTCTACAATCGCTGCCGGGGCATCTGCAGTCCCCTTGGAGGGGCTGCTGTGGTGTATTCGTTGGTATTTTTTCGAGGAAGCAAACATGCCGGACAAACTGGACGCAATACAGTCTCAGCTAAATCAAATCGTTAAACGATTGAACAAGCTGGAGTCGGGCTCGAATTCGAAGGCAACATCTCCATCTAAAGACAGCGCTGATCAAGGAAAACAGGCGGTCTCCCATGGGGTTGGCTCTTGTACCATGCCGGTTGTCGCCGAGCGAATCTATAGCCCAGATGTATCGCCCTATCGCGAAGGCTTGCTGCGATACATGGGAAAGAAATGGGTCAACGGTACAAAACTAAAGTACTACTTTTTCGAAGATGCGCCTTATCGAGGTGATTCGAGTAACCTTGATCTCGTACGGCAAGGTTTTCAGGTCTGGGAGGATGTTGGGATCGGAATCGAATTCGAAGAGGTTTCCAACATTGACGATGCCCAAATCAGAATCGGTTTTAAGCGAGGTGATGGTGCCTGGTCTTACGTTGGTCGTGACGTGATTGACATTCCCGGCCGTCATGAGCGAACGATGAATTTCGGATGGGATTTGACTCAGGATCCACGTGGAGGCGGTGTCGATACTCCGGTTCACGAGATCGGTCATACATTGGGATTCCCTCATGAGCACCAAAACCCCTTCTCCGGGATCGTTTGGAATGAAGATGCGGTGTACCAGTATTTCGCAGGGGCGCCGAACTACTGGTCAAGGCAGCAGACGTACCACAACGTTCTCAGGAAACTAAGTCCCAACGAAGTCGAGGGATCACAGTGGGATCCCAATTCGATCATGCACTACGGGTTCGCTGCCGGTCTAATTCTAGAACCATCAGAGTACAGCAGTGGCTTGAACCCAACGGATGGATTGACCGAGGTTGACAAGAGCGAAGTGCGCAAGTTCTATCCCCCGATGGATCCGCGGCGGTATCGAAAGCTAAATCCGTTCGAATTGGAAATGTTGTCGATCGGTTCCGGCGAGCAAAAAGACTATGTAATCGAACCTGACCGTTCCGACGAATATACGATTCAAACCTTTGGACGATCAGATGTCGTCATGGTGTTGTTTGAAGATGTGAATGGTGAGTTGGAGTATGTGGCTGGCGACGATGATAGCGGGACCGACTTGAACGCAAAAATTACGACTCGATTGGTACGAGGGCGAAAGTACGTTCTGCGGATTCGGTTGTATCTAAATTGGTCGACCGGCGACACTGCCGTGATGCTTTGGTAGACGATCGCGTTTGCGATTTCCTACATCCGATAAAGTGCATGCAGCGCAAACGAACCCATCAGGGAAACGATGATCGTCGCAACACAGTAGCCCAATCCGCGACGTGGGCCTGAACGGATCAAAAGGCTGCCGAGGTAGATTTTGAGTGCCGTAATGATGGCACTGAAGTGCGCTAGCTTCTCGGCATGCTCGCCGACGAGGGAACCGAGGTACAACAGCTCCAACAATGCGGGACTGACTGTCAGCAGGATCGCGATATTTGTGTCCGCATCTTTCCAAGGGGCGAACGCCCAGCCGAAAGGGGCCCAGATGCAGGCCAATAAGCAGAGTGTCAATAGTCTTGTGTGTGCAAATCGCTTTGCCTGGACGCAGGCAGAGGCAACCGCAGATCCCAGTAGCAAGACGCACGCTGTGAGACTGACAATCTTTAGCGGAACGAATGCGATAGCACAGACCGTAACGGTGATTAGAAGTCTCTGTAGTGTAAATCGAGGCTTCTGTGGGGCCTGCCAACGATCCTGCTGTTGAATTGGAACCCACGGAAGCAAAACGCATCCGATGAGGGCTGAGACAACAAAACCAATCGCAAGGCGAGGCACGATAGGAGCAGGACGGCTTTGATCCGCACCTGTCCAGTCATAGAACGCGGGCATCAGAACGCCACAGGCAAAGCTTGCGAGAATCAGGCAGATGCAAGCGAATGGCAGAAATAGTTTCTTGGCGTTGGACATAGATGTCATGTGCCCGACGCTTCGATTTTGAGTGCGCCAATTCAACAAAAATGGCCGATCGTTTTACCGATCGGCCATCCGAAGTTCAGCTCAGTGTTCGTTTGCAGAGTTACTTCTGAAACAATACGCGATGCATTTTATTGAGTTCATCCGCAGGGATTTTGATCACTTTGCGGTCGTAGGTCATCAGGCCATTGATTTCACCTTCGACGTCCGTGGTCTGGGTGTAGACACCGGCAGCGATACCACCACGTCGAAGGTCATTTAGCTTTTCGAGCGAAGTCGCATAGCGTTGCTCGTACTCTTCCTTTGATTCGGGCAATCCGCCGTAGCCCCAGTTACGACGGCCTTCTTCCCAAAGGTGACCGCGAACGGCATAGCCGTGACCACCGAATTCACCAACCACTTTGATGAAGTCATCAAAGCGTCCGTCGGGGCCTTGGTGGTAAGGGAAGCTTGGGTGTGGATAGGCATGGGCGTCGACGATGTCACCGGCAGGCCAGAAGTTGCCGCCACTGGCAATGTTGACCAGTCGGCTGGGGTCTCGTTTGACGGTCCATTGACCGACTTCGACTGTCCGGTGTTGTCCCCAGGCTTCGTTAAACGGAACCCAGCAAACAATTGATGGATGGTTTTCGAGCGAGTCGATCATCCACTCCAGTTCGTCCATGTATTGCTGGTGATGTTGGTCAGGCCATTGACCATCAACCGGATTCGGAGCCAACCGAGTCCATGCGGGCCAGTTCTGTCCGCCACTGACTTGGTCTTGCCAGACCATCATTCCCAAACGGTCACAGTGGTAGTAGTAACGCCGAGGTTCAACCTTGATGTGTTTTCGGATCATATTGAATCCGGCTTGCTTCAGCCATTCGATATCAAACAGCATCGCTTCATCTGACGGAGGCGTTAGCAATCCGTCTGGCCACCAACCTTGGTCCAGTGGGCCCCAGTGAAAGATCACTTCACCGTTAAGCGTGAATCGCCAGTTTCCGTCTGCGTCTTTGATTTTGCCGACGCTGCGGATTCCCGCATATGATTTCACTTCGTCGATCGCATTGCCATCGGCATCCATCAGTTCGACAACCAAGTCATACAGATGGGGCGAGCTAGGTGACCACAGTTTTGCGTTGGCCACTTGGACGGTTAACTTTCCGTTGCCCGAAGCGGTACCGACAATTGTGTCTCCGTCATAGACAGTGACCTTCGAAGTTCCAGTCCCGACAACGATCGGTTCAACGGTGATCGACTTGCTATCGACATCGGTGCTGATTTCCAATTCTTCTAGATAGTTTTCGGAAACCTGTTCCATCCACACCGACTGCCAAATACCAGAGACTTGGGTGTACCAGATCCCGTTAGCGTTTAGCACCTGCTTGCCACGTAATTGCCATGCTTCGGTGTCGTCTTCGACGCGAACGACAAGCTCGTTATCGCCGACTTTGACAGCTTTCGTCGCATCGAGTGTGAACGGTGTGTTTCCGCCGACATGTTTGCCGATCGATTGGCCGTTAACGAAGACTTCGCAGCGATAGTCCACCGCTTCGAAGTTTAGCAGCGTGCGTTTGTTTTCGGTCGAGTCGACTTGGAAGCCACGGTGGTACCACAGTGATTCGCTTTCATGCAGCAGTCGTTGAACGCCACCGAGTTTTGATTCTAGGCAGAACGGGACGAGGATTTCGCCAGCCCATTCCGAAGGCAGCTGCGTCTGGTCTGCGTCGGCAATCGTATAGTCCCAATTGCCGTTCAGGTTGGTCCAATCGCCACGCTGCATTTGCGGACGAGGGTATTCTGTCCAGGTGTCATCGGCCGTTAGCTGTTCACCCCAAGTGGTGATCAATTCAGATTCGAATGGCTTGGTCACGCGTGGCGCCGGCGGCAATTCCGGCACGTTGTTGGCGTCGACCAAATGGACGTCGATAAATTGGCCACCGCGAGTTTGGTGGCAGTGAACCGCAAGCAGGTTTTCGCCAGTTTGCAGTGCAGCTCGCTTCGACGCTGGCAACTTGATCAATTGGTATTCAGAGGTGTATCCGTCGACCTCCAGCACCAGTTGGCCAT
This genomic interval from Stieleria sp. JC731 contains the following:
- a CDS encoding glycoside hydrolase family 2 protein, producing the protein MKLDFKRTGSLLAAAMLSVGLPTTFLANTLFLGNSVQGQEIADSWKFSLKQPAENWTKSDFRESDWKDGQAGFGTRDTPGARVGTVWTTNDIWLRKTFSLQNVPANPALLIHHDENAEIYINGQLVLEVDGYTSEYQLIKLPASKRAALQTGENLLAVHCHQTRGGQFIDVHLVDANNVPELPPAPRVTKPFESELITTWGEQLTADDTWTEYPRPQMQRGDWTNLNGNWDYTIADADQTQLPSEWAGEILVPFCLESKLGGVQRLLHESESLWYHRGFQVDSTENKRTLLNFEAVDYRCEVFVNGQSIGKHVGGNTPFTLDATKAVKVGDNELVVRVEDDTEAWQLRGKQVLNANGIWYTQVSGIWQSVWMEQVSENYLEELEISTDVDSKSITVEPIVVGTGTSKVTVYDGDTIVGTASGNGKLTVQVANAKLWSPSSPHLYDLVVELMDADGNAIDEVKSYAGIRSVGKIKDADGNWRFTLNGEVIFHWGPLDQGWWPDGLLTPPSDEAMLFDIEWLKQAGFNMIRKHIKVEPRRYYYHCDRLGMMVWQDQVSGGQNWPAWTRLAPNPVDGQWPDQHHQQYMDELEWMIDSLENHPSIVCWVPFNEAWGQHRTVEVGQWTVKRDPSRLVNIASGGNFWPAGDIVDAHAYPHPSFPYHQGPDGRFDDFIKVVGEFGGHGYAVRGHLWEEGRRNWGYGGLPESKEEYEQRYATSLEKLNDLRRGGIAAGVYTQTTDVEGEINGLMTYDRKVIKIPADELNKMHRVLFQK
- a CDS encoding M12 family metallopeptidase yields the protein MPDKLDAIQSQLNQIVKRLNKLESGSNSKATSPSKDSADQGKQAVSHGVGSCTMPVVAERIYSPDVSPYREGLLRYMGKKWVNGTKLKYYFFEDAPYRGDSSNLDLVRQGFQVWEDVGIGIEFEEVSNIDDAQIRIGFKRGDGAWSYVGRDVIDIPGRHERTMNFGWDLTQDPRGGGVDTPVHEIGHTLGFPHEHQNPFSGIVWNEDAVYQYFAGAPNYWSRQQTYHNVLRKLSPNEVEGSQWDPNSIMHYGFAAGLILEPSEYSSGLNPTDGLTEVDKSEVRKFYPPMDPRRYRKLNPFELEMLSIGSGEQKDYVIEPDRSDEYTIQTFGRSDVVMVLFEDVNGELEYVAGDDDSGTDLNAKITTRLVRGRKYVLRIRLYLNWSTGDTAVMLW
- a CDS encoding sugar ABC transporter ATP-binding protein translates to MSRILTANAMTKRYGKVTVLRDVSFDLAPGEIHALLGANGAGKSTLCKMIAGLTSVTQGSMELSGKPYQPANKQSAELAGVQIIQQELNLIPTLSIAENISLSRLPNRAGVIRRSQLNDDAREALSRLGLGHLDPRMLVSKLGVGQRQMVEIAGALSRQCKVLILDEPTAALSGSETERLFEQLDELKRRGVGMVYISHRLDEVKRMAERVTVLRDGQYICTKNIRTEHISAGSTEALSTEDMVDLMSGDDVKRGPAGETFRSFVDTNKPPVLKIDSVCSGMVRNFSITVRAGEKFGITGLVGSGRTELLRAVFGADVASSGTVTVGSRSARRFRHPHQAVASGLAMVTEDRKDNGLLLPQSIRANVSLAALRRKLSRFGFVRRAKESRKSGELCQSLETRCTSIEQSVRTLSGGNQQKVAISKWLANDAEVYLFDEPTRGIDVGARRRIYKLFDEIAASGKGIVIVSSDLDELFETCDTIAVMNHGHLIRTFSRDQWSEDLILQASFEQPSGKVSGGSNG
- the deoC gene encoding deoxyribose-phosphate aldolase encodes the protein MAYSYEDLAKMIDHSLLHPTMTDKTLEEGIALALAYDVASVCIMPYYLKRCAELLDGSTVQASTTIGFPHGGHTTAIKVAETEQAIKDGCQEFDMVVNISKVLSGDWDYVTADIKAVIEPVHEAGQKVKVIFENCYLDDSQKIKLCEICSELNADWVKTSTGYGTGGATIEDLTLMRKHAADHVQVKAAGGVRDAETLIKVRELGVSRVGASKTKPMLDEVRKNLGLPEINIADIANPSGY
- a CDS encoding ABC transporter permease, with product MVSEKRSTNGHSHAVVLHRRVIASVVEYAGLLAVLLILIVLFSIQTDNFFRVQTALTIANSSPDLIFVSVGMTLVLIVAGIDLSVGSLLALGAAVIGVAMSEYELGVASAIALCMVTTTLCGFCNGFVSAWFAIPSFIVTLGMLEMARGATKLISDSQSIYIGSRFEWFGEPLPGISLSPSFLIAVLTVLLAQFLLTQTIYGRYCIAIGTNKEAVKMSGIRTAPVFITTFAISGFLCGLAAISHTGRLLTSDPNAARGLELSAIAACVIGGTSLMGGRGSVVASFIGVLIIAVLQSGLAQMGVDDAIKQVITGGVIILAVLLDSLRQRISREEKS
- a CDS encoding nucleoside hydrolase encodes the protein MNRRLGLFAFLIGILTANAYSQADIVLPAQDKTPVPVVFDTDITGDCDDVLALAMLHALEDRGECELKAVTISKINTMAAPFVDAVNTFYGRPDIPIGATRDAQRRTSRYLDVCKVKDGQQLRYPHDVQTSDDVPSAVSVLRKVLAESEDNALVIIQVGLASNLAELLQSPPDEISPLNGSDLLRQKCKLISVMAGSFGPVMNKDRHPEANVINGIDAMQRFAKLCPEDVPVVWSEFRIGLAAPYPRESIARDFAYREHHIVREAYLLHSGPNHDRPTWDLTSVLYAVRADDNYFDLSETGKVTVDDEGYTEFKPGKDGRDRLLTMDERQAVRVIEVQRALSSQPPCR